TAAGGTGCTGCGGCTGAGGCCGAGGATGATCGCGGCTTTGCTTTGATTGTAATCGCAGTGTTTCAGCGTGGTTTCCAATAAGGGTCTTTCCACTTCTGCTAACACCAAATGGTATAAGCCGCTGGAATCGTGCCCGTTTAGGTGGGCGAAATAGTCTTCGACGCAATGACGGACATGGTCAGACAGCGTTTGCTCGCTGCCGGTGACTTTATGTGTAAGATGTTTTCCCATCTAGGCGGCTCGTGGTGTCAGCAAATTGAAAGAGGCGTTGACGAGCGCGAGTTGCCGCGCAGCGTGTTGGGCTTGGTTAATTGCAGTCTTTTGGTCGGCAGGCAGATTGCCGAGATGATCGAAATACCAGCCGATGTGCTTGCGGGCGATTCTAACACCACTGTCGTTGCCATAAAAACTGTATAAATTTTCCAGGTGCCGGTTGATAACGGCTTTGATGTCGGTCAAGCTAAG
The window above is part of the Methylomonas sp. ZR1 genome. Proteins encoded here:
- a CDS encoding helix-turn-helix domain-containing protein, yielding MGKHLTHKVTGSEQTLSDHVRHCVEDYFAHLNGHDSSGLYHLVLAEVERPLLETTLKHCDYNQSKAAIILGLSRSTLRKKLEHYGIG